The region AGTAGGTGGAGAAGTTGAAGGAAAATCATAGCCTTGAACTCCGCCTTGAAACCCCCAGCACCGTCTATATTTCATAGTTCTCTCTGACAGGGATCTAGAGATGAAGAGCTCAGAAAGTGCCCCACAGTGGGCTAGCAGATGGCAGTGTGACCAGGTCTAATGTATCATTTCAACAGGGTGGAGTTGGGCCAGTATGACACCCTAGGCTAAGATAGTTGGGAAAGAGGCACTGACAGTGCAGGTCTAAGGTGTCTCTTCTGTGATTTCTTCGTGGTCAATCCATGTCGGAGTGGGCTGCACATCAGTCTTTCCTAGTCCTAAAGTACACATGTGTGTCCCTGGATGTCACAGGTGCTGACTGTGTTCTGAGTGCCCACAAAAGGGTATTCATATGGTCTGGGGGTCCTTGATAGTGCCTCTGAGGGTGTGGCTGCCGCTGTCTTGGACTGGCAGAGATTGGGACAAATGTGAGCATGGAACAGGTGAGCCTGAACTCTGACCTCTCTGGGTGACAGTTTCTGCCAGTGTCAAAATAGTGCCTGAGCAGAGGAATTTCCCTGGCTGCAGACTCTTGTGGTGTAAGAAGACAGACGGCTCAGGGCTGCTGACCTGAGAGCATCGGCCTCCTGTCTGACGGGATGTCTGCCCTCACAGGACACGTGGAAGCCCGGCTAGTGGGTGGAGAGCATTCCTGTGCTGGACGCCTGGAGGTTCTTCGGGGACTGACCTGGGGTACCGTCTGCCACGCTGATCTGGATTTGCCCACAGCCCATGTGGTGTGTCGGGAGCTAGGGTGTGGCATGGCTGTGTCTACACTTGGGGGTGCTCAGTTTGGCCAGGGCTCAGGGCCTGTGTGGTTAGAAGCCTTCCGCTGTGTGGGGAATGAATCACTGCTGTTTCACTGCCCTCGGGAGCCTGGTCACCACTGTGGCCACAACCAGGATGCTGCACTCACCTGCTCAGGTGAGTAGCTGTGCGGGCTCTGCATGCAAAGTCCCTACCCCTCCCTCACCATCTTCCTCCCTCCGTGACCCACACTACATGGCTTTAAGCAGCGCCCATACAGGCTTCTGGCTTGGAGGATGACCGTATTCCCAATAAGCTTTGACTATGCTGGTTCAGGTAGGAGAGAAGGTGTGGGAAGGGCACTGATTGCACACGGATGTGTAACCTGCCAACACTTGGCTTCTCTGCAGCTGGGCGGAAGCCAGTTATTGATAATAAAGTGGGtgggggcctgcagagagaagggcTTTATCAAGTGACGTGCAGTGGAAAGAACCCAGAGAAGTAGGGTCATGAGCTGGGTGCCTGGGATGGAGCAGTTCTGATTTggcctcttctgcagagttccgGCTGGTCAATGGGAACAGTGCCTGTGAAGGCCGCGTGGAACTCCAAGTGCAAGGGGCCTGGGCACCCCTGTGTGCTGCCAACTGGGACCTGGCAGATGCCATGGTTCTCTGTCACCAACTCAACTGTGGCAATTCAGTATCCATACCTCCAGGAGgacattttgggggtggggaagcctCCATCTGGCCAGATGTATTTCATTGTGTGGGGACAGAGCCTCATTTGCTGCACTGTCCAGCAAGCACTCTGGGGGCCCACCCCTGTGTCCCCGGAAATTCAGCTTCAACCATCTGTTCAGGTGATTGCAGGGAGCAGTAGGAttgtgggggagggaggtcagTAGGGGTGGCGGACAGCGGGTGAGAGACAGTGGGGCTGTCTGGGCGTGGTAGTCCTCTTCCCTTTCAACGTGTTCCTGGCAGGTCTCCAAGATATCCTGCGGCTGAGAGATGGACAGAGTCATTGCGATGGCCGTTTGGAGATTTCCCTGGATGGTTCGTGGGGTCGCGTATTGGATGACGCCTGGGACATGCGTGACGCCAGCGTGGTGTGCAGGCAGCTAGGGTGCGGAGAGCCACAGCGAGCCTACAATGCTCCAGCCCCCATTCATTGGACAGTCCCTGTGGGCCTGAGCCAGGTGCGCTGCCTGGGTGCTGAGACTCGCCTGACGCAGTGCAATGTGTCTACATCCTTGCTCGTGCCTGCTGGGACCTTGCAGGACGCAGGCGTGGTGTGCTCTGGTGAGTGTGTAACTTCCACTCGCACAGCCTCCCTCGTGGTATCCAGTATATGAGATTTGGTCTCTCTTCAGGGAGCCTGCGCATGAGGCTGGCTGCGGGCCCAGGCCGCTGTGCTGGGCGTGTGGAGGTGTACTATCAGGGCTCATGGGGCACTGTGTGTGATGATGCGTGGGATCTTCGGGACGCACAAGTGGTCTGCAGGCATCTGGACTGTGGCCATGCCCTCAGTGCTCCAGGGAATGCCCACTTTGGGTCAGGGACCGGGCGCATCTGGATGGATGAGCTGGACTGCCTGGGAAATGAGACTTCATTATGGGAGTGCCAGTCAGGAAGCTGGGGCCAACACGACTGCAGGCACAAGGAGGACGCGGGAGTGTTCTGCTCAGGTGAGTGCTGTGTCTGGACACTTCCTGCAGCAGCTGATTATCAAATGCATGGCTTGGGTACCTTTTGATCTCAAGAGAGAACTCTTTCTGCAGATAGGCTCTACTCCAtttaaacacacacgcacacacactcacacacacacacactcacacacacactctcacacacacacactcacacacacactcacacacactcacacacacgcacacacacgcacacacgcacacacactcacacacacacgcacacacacacacgcgcacacacaggcacacacactcacacacacacacacccttagtgttatttttctctccttcctctctctctccctgtgtattatcctcccttccctctctttcgctaagctcccctgcccccctcccctctgcccccacagTTCCTTTCTGCTCTCCTGGCTTTTGATTTCTTCAGGTTACTTCAGGTTATATATTCCAACCTAAAGATTTAGAGCTGAGATCCATATAGAAGAGAGCCTTTGTGGCCTTTGTCTTTCTGGTTTGGGATTCACTCAGGAAAGTATTTTTCCAGTCCCAGCCACTTACCTGCACatttcatggtttcatttttctttatagctgataCAGCCCATTCTGTATCTGTGACACATTCTTTTTACCCATTTATCAGCTGAAGGGCATCTAATCAGTGTGGAGacgtctcaaaaagctaaaaatgaatttttaccaTATGAATTTGCAAGTCTATTTCCTGGGTGTATACCCAAAGGACCCAATAgcctactacagagatacttgcttgGCAAAGTTTGCAGCCactctatttataatagctaggaaatggaagcagccaagacaattaaaaaaaaaaaaagattgggtcTTTtgatataatgggggaggaggttccccctcagttacagacataggggaggggaatagggtgaaagcaggagggagggaggaatgggaggatacaagggctgggataacaattgagatgtaatctgaataaattaataataaaaaaaaaagactgggccTTTTTTGGTCATTCTAGGTGTGTTGgatctctatgtagaccaggttggtcttgaactcacaagaatCCTTATGGTTGTTTGTCTATTTCTTCCCCCGCCTTCTCTTGCTCATCTCTGTGCTGTTAGCTCTGTTTGAGCGAATAGGCTAACACTGGTGAGCAGATACACATTTGCACAAAGCttgctgcttcctgagtgctgggattaaagacatgtgccaccatacccaactgaTATCTCCAGttcttaattttggtttttgtcttacTGTGTCCTGGAGAACAAAATTTCTTCAGACCGCCTCTGAGGCTATTAGTGGTGATCAGATCATGTTTGGGGTCATATTCTCAACTTTACTATTTTGTTACTGTTCTCAGGAGAAGCAGCAGGAATTCCTGGCCGCCTTAGCAGGTTTTCCTGCTGCTCTAGACAGTGGGATCTCCATGTTTGTGCAAATGTGTAACTGCTCACCTGTTAGCCTGTTAGCTCAAACTGCTAGAGCACAGAGATGAATAAGAGCAAGCAGGAAGAAGGAATAGACAAACAATTATAAGATTAATTAAAGAGATGGTAGGAGTGtgcatatgtttatttattaaaaacaccTTACATGTAAATGTGGTGACTTTCCCAGGATATGGTGTtgcacgccagtaatcccagctaCTGAGACATGTATGGGCATCAACTCAGACTGCagccaagaaaacagaaactaaacttcAGTAAAGTATCTACCTGGAACTAAATCCGGGATAAAACACTCAACTGAGACATATTGTCAAGAGAAAGTTGTTTTTATGATGATATCCATCTATAAATTTGTAGGAGCAAGGCATGTATCTCCATCCTGACCattatgttattttgtttctatatacatgactttaaaaaaatcacacatgtaAGAGTGAATGTGCAGTATTTTGGAGCCTagcttattttaattaatatcatGTCCTTCAGGTTTATCTATGATGTCATGAATCACAAGgttgactttttttattttatgtatctgtatgAGTGTCTGTATGAACGTGTGTACACTGTGTATGTACCTCGGTGCCTGGGGAGGCTAGAACTGGAGCTATGGGCACTTGACAGCCACTctgtgagtcctgggaactgaaccttggtcctttAGGAGAGCAGCAAGATGCTTTAAGCTCTGGGTCACCTTTGCAGCCCTTAGCTTCCCTTTCAGAAGGCTGGAAATATTCttttctacctctgtctctgtttcttttgtgcataactttattttttttttacccatacCTGAATCTACACTAAACACCTGTATTCATCTGTCTCTTGACACAGCTATcatttccatgctctggctactGTCTTTCATGCTGCAATCAAGAGCAGAGACCTCTCATTGACTCTCATAGACTTAATTTTCCTTGGTGCTATATAAGTCATaattttcatcactgtgacaaaatacttagAATAtctgaaaaggaggaaagggtgaTGTgggttcatggtttcagagttTTCAGTAAATGATTGGTTTCTGGGCGATGTgtaggcagagagaaagcaaagttgCTCACCTTAcggtggacaggaagcagagagacatggATAAGGCACCAACCtggttttctgcttcctttaCTTAGGCCCTACCTCTTAAAGTTTCTAGAACCCCTTCAAATACTGCCACCACCTGGGAACAAAGCCTTCAACAATCCTGTTGTGGGTATTTAATATTCAAACTGTAAGAGAGGCCCTGAGTGGGACTGCTTGGTTTTATTGTCTTAATTCCTTCCAAGGAACCTGTGTTCTGCTTTCCATCGTTTCTGGGAGCCAGAAAAAGCCATGTGCAGGCGACGCCAGAGCCTACCTGGGTCAGAGGCTATTAAGTGCCTATGAGTTTCTTGGATTGGCCCTTTCCTTCTGAAAATGCCAGTGGAGTCTGAAGCAGGGTCTTCTGTGCTTCTTCTGCAGAATCCGTGGCTCTGAGGCTGCGAGGTGGCACCAGCGGCTGTGTTGGATGGTTGGATGTGTTCTACAATGGGTCATGGGGTGCTGTGTGCAGCAACACACTCAGAGACACCTCCTTGAATATCGTCTGCAGACAGATGGGCTGTGGGGACCAGGGCTGGCTGGAGAACAGGCCATCTCCCGCAGCTGGCTTGGGAATCTCCTGGGTGGACAATATCAAGTGTCGAAAGCTACACAATGTCACCCTGTGGCAGTGCCCTTCTGCCCCATGGAACCCACACTCCTGcgcccaggaggaggaggtctggaTTAACTGTGAAGGTAGGTTCTGATAGCTCAAGAGTGGGCCCCAGTAAAGGCTTCTATGTTCTGACAAGCCACCAAAAGGAGCTGAGATCGAGCTTCAAGGCTGGAGGCCGAGTTTGTCAGCATTTCCGTTTCAAGCGTCACAGGACATTTAACACCAAGGGCTGTGTTTCTTTTGTAGGACCGTCACAGGTAGGCCCACAGGACCCTGCACAGACCCCTAACTGTTCTTCTCCACTTGGCTGCTTAGGTATGCATCTGCAAGCCTCCTGCCCACCTGCCCAAATCAGATGGGCAACACAGTGATCTCTGCCTCCTTTCCAGAGGGCAGTGTACTGCGTGTGCTTGGGGGTGAGGATGGCTGTT is a window of Acomys russatus chromosome 5, mAcoRus1.1, whole genome shotgun sequence DNA encoding:
- the Scart1 gene encoding scavenger receptor cysteine-rich domain-containing protein SCART1 yields the protein MRTTLWTLSLGPLLMLRAALIGMSSEGGQGDLRLANRQSPCDGVVLVRHQGEWGHLCNQEWTLAEASVVCRQLGCGPAVGAPKYVPLPGEMVRPWLHNVSCWGNETSLWECSLGAWSQSACPHEWVVVALCANGTFREIRLVKGRSPCAGLPEIRNSNGVDRFCGLHMEEATVFCRELECGHVLQAPRHDVGVSKYMTCKGTESTIRNCRLNNKLRGGCDLRLDAEVVCSGHVEARLVGGEHSCAGRLEVLRGLTWGTVCHADLDLPTAHVVCRELGCGMAVSTLGGAQFGQGSGPVWLEAFRCVGNESLLFHCPREPGHHCGHNQDAALTCSEFRLVNGNSACEGRVELQVQGAWAPLCAANWDLADAMVLCHQLNCGNSVSIPPGGHFGGGEASIWPDVFHCVGTEPHLLHCPASTLGAHPCVPGNSASTICSGLQDILRLRDGQSHCDGRLEISLDGSWGRVLDDAWDMRDASVVCRQLGCGEPQRAYNAPAPIHWTVPVGLSQVRCLGAETRLTQCNVSTSLLVPAGTLQDAGVVCSGSLRMRLAAGPGRCAGRVEVYYQGSWGTVCDDAWDLRDAQVVCRHLDCGHALSAPGNAHFGSGTGRIWMDELDCLGNETSLWECQSGSWGQHDCRHKEDAGVFCSESVALRLRGGTSGCVGWLDVFYNGSWGAVCSNTLRDTSLNIVCRQMGCGDQGWLENRPSPAAGLGISWVDNIKCRKLHNVTLWQCPSAPWNPHSCAQEEEVWINCEGPSQVGPQDPAQTPNCSSPLGCLEGSVLRVLGGEDGCSGRVELWHAGSWGTVCDDSWDLADAEVVCRQLGCGKALAALGEAAFGRGLGPVWLDEVECLGSEVTLEACQSELWGHGDCTHKEDAGVRCAGVPTTTTLSPYLSSPPVAEVWTLPEIACLVLGCLLGIVFLVMAAQWCHIRDACLGCGMLGHQQSDGVYEDIEVGPVQKKEKTTASMILMQEEGYDDAEEPEDLSGESAEE